Proteins encoded within one genomic window of Phormidium ambiguum IAM M-71:
- a CDS encoding Calx-beta domain-containing protein, protein MADLFFSEYIEGSSNNKALEIYNGTGSAIDLAAENYVVQMYFNGSTTPGLTINLTGTVANGDVFVLAHGSANAVILAQADQTNSFSGWFNGNDAIVLRKGGTNGTIVDSIGQIGLDPGSEWGTGQISTADNTLRRKASITSGDNDSSNIFDPSNEWDGFATDTFDGLGSHTIAAVTPTVTIAAFDPNAAEAGQDPGTFRITRTGDTTNSLTVNYTVTGTATNGADYTPNLTGTATIAAGQSSVDITITPVNDPTVESAESVTLTLVDTANYDLGATSTATVTIADNDSIQVAEVAGITLTADTPVDSNGGNVAIGDLIIFPFTIRNIGNDPTRFRIPNLATSTGPGVVSGVLPIDKNGSTPLSGQLQYSTDNGATWTNIPATGIDTLSVNVNGTVLARVPVTIQNGSQNGDIITVTLGNTPNNAQNQPRIPDGGDVYTVDNTDNSIVNEISGFPANGVREASATSQITVNPGQPDLSAGISTPGPLTVGTPFNYTLDVQNNGGANANGIELNFTLPANVTYNSSNVFGGGFSNPTINGSTLTFTGGSINAGNFAQIDVNVTPTKAGTLGGTTLFADPNNTIVESEELNNSVTTGSFTVNAAPGVTITQSDDSTNLTEGGTTDSYTVVLNSQPTAEVKVNINSGSQTGTNINSLTFTPNTWNIAQTVTITAVDDAVVEGNHTQTISHTASSTDAKYDGISILPVSANITDNDIVVTPTINLSVSTNTGTEAEQTVITVNAIASSAVSGTQTVNLGVSGTNITLVNDYILSNNTITITDGQTTGSVTFTVADDAVAEGSETATLNISNPSSGITLGNTTTQNISITDNDIAGVLISKSNTNVTEGGAIDNYTVVLATQPTAPVTVNLTPSNNQINLGTGAGTAISLDFTPNTWDIPKTVTVTAVDDTEVEGNHNSSISHNATSKDTNYNLNLPNVAVSIIDNDTQPTPKPEPITVPELKPEPTPIIEPNPEPTPTLTPNPYICSCDDLEKLVNDSYNNQIPENNPPHDFILGSDRTDILFGGIGNDSIFGKSDDDLIFGNQEQDFINGNKGSDTIFAGKGDDLVRSGQNNDLVFSDLGNDTACGDRGNDTVFGMVGNDVLLGFEGDDFLNGNQGKDTVSGGVGNDVVHGGQDDDRLCGNDGNDTVFGDLGNDTICGCEGDDLIFGGEGNDTIGGGVGRDIFVLSSGTGNDVVLDLAIDQDKLGLTSELNFQNLTITQGTGTQANDTLIRIANTNEILALLIGVSANSITSDLFATVGDG, encoded by the coding sequence ATGGCTGACTTATTTTTTTCTGAGTATATCGAGGGTAGCAGTAATAATAAAGCTCTTGAAATCTACAATGGCACTGGATCGGCGATTGACTTGGCAGCAGAAAACTATGTTGTCCAGATGTATTTTAATGGTAGTACAACGCCTGGATTAACGATAAATTTGACTGGAACTGTTGCCAATGGAGATGTTTTTGTTCTAGCACACGGTTCTGCAAATGCAGTTATCTTAGCGCAAGCCGATCAAACTAATTCCTTTTCTGGATGGTTTAATGGAAATGATGCCATTGTTTTGCGAAAAGGTGGCACAAATGGCACGATTGTAGACTCGATTGGACAAATTGGCCTCGATCCTGGTTCTGAGTGGGGTACTGGACAAATTAGTACTGCTGACAATACCCTTCGCCGCAAGGCAAGCATCACTAGTGGCGATAATGATTCAAGTAATATTTTCGATCCGTCTAATGAATGGGATGGATTTGCCACAGATACATTTGATGGACTGGGTAGCCACACGATCGCCGCAGTAACACCAACAGTTACGATCGCAGCCTTCGATCCCAACGCCGCCGAAGCAGGACAAGACCCTGGTACCTTCCGCATCACTCGCACAGGCGATACCACAAACTCCTTAACAGTAAATTACACCGTAACTGGAACAGCGACAAACGGCGCAGATTACACACCCAACTTAACAGGTACAGCGACGATCGCCGCCGGACAATCCTCAGTTGATATCACCATTACACCTGTAAACGATCCGACAGTCGAAAGTGCTGAAAGCGTTACCCTGACTTTGGTTGATACAGCTAACTATGATTTAGGCGCAACTAGTACGGCAACGGTGACGATCGCAGATAACGATAGCATTCAAGTTGCAGAAGTTGCTGGCATTACGTTAACGGCAGATACACCAGTAGATAGTAACGGAGGGAATGTTGCGATCGGTGATTTGATAATTTTCCCGTTTACGATCAGAAACATAGGTAACGACCCGACTCGATTCCGCATTCCCAATTTAGCAACAAGCACTGGCCCCGGTGTAGTTTCCGGCGTGTTACCAATAGACAAGAACGGGTCTACACCATTGAGCGGTCAACTGCAATATAGTACAGACAACGGTGCAACTTGGACAAATATCCCAGCTACTGGTATTGATACCCTCTCAGTTAACGTTAATGGAACTGTTCTGGCGCGTGTACCCGTTACTATTCAGAATGGATCTCAAAATGGTGACATTATTACCGTCACTCTTGGTAACACTCCTAATAATGCTCAAAACCAACCACGCATTCCTGACGGTGGTGACGTTTATACCGTAGATAACACTGATAACTCAATTGTTAATGAAATTTCCGGTTTCCCAGCCAACGGTGTGCGAGAAGCTAGTGCCACAAGTCAAATTACAGTTAACCCCGGTCAACCGGATTTAAGTGCTGGCATTTCCACACCGGGTCCCTTAACAGTCGGTACGCCTTTTAACTACACTTTAGATGTACAAAATAATGGCGGTGCTAATGCGAATGGTATTGAATTAAATTTTACTTTACCTGCAAACGTTACCTACAATTCTTCTAATGTTTTCGGTGGCGGTTTTAGCAATCCTACTATTAATGGTTCTACACTTACTTTCACTGGTGGAAGTATCAACGCGGGTAATTTTGCCCAAATTGATGTTAATGTTACTCCCACTAAAGCAGGTACTCTTGGTGGAACTACTTTATTTGCCGATCCTAATAATACTATTGTTGAAAGTGAGGAATTAAATAACTCAGTTACTACTGGAAGTTTTACAGTAAATGCTGCACCAGGAGTTACGATAACTCAATCTGACGATAGTACTAATTTAACTGAAGGTGGCACGACAGATAGCTATACTGTTGTCCTGAACAGTCAACCAACTGCTGAGGTAAAAGTTAATATCAATTCTGGTTCTCAAACTGGCACTAATATCAACTCTTTGACTTTTACTCCTAATACTTGGAATATAGCCCAAACTGTCACTATAACTGCCGTTGATGATGCAGTAGTGGAAGGAAATCATACACAAACAATTAGTCATACTGCTTCTAGCACTGATGCTAAATATGATGGGATTAGCATTCTCCCGGTTAGTGCAAATATTACTGATAATGATATTGTAGTCACTCCTACTATCAACCTTTCTGTTAGCACCAACACAGGTACAGAAGCAGAACAAACAGTAATTACTGTAAATGCGATCGCTTCCAGTGCAGTTTCCGGTACTCAAACTGTTAATTTAGGTGTTTCTGGAACTAACATTACCTTAGTAAATGACTATATTCTTAGCAACAATACCATTACTATTACCGATGGACAAACCACAGGTTCTGTCACTTTCACTGTTGCTGATGATGCTGTAGCGGAAGGCAGCGAAACTGCCACATTAAATATTAGCAACCCTTCCTCTGGAATAACCCTTGGGAATACCACAACTCAAAATATTAGTATCACCGATAATGACATAGCAGGTGTACTAATTTCTAAGTCAAATACCAATGTTACTGAAGGTGGCGCTATTGATAATTACACAGTAGTTTTGGCAACTCAACCAACCGCACCAGTAACAGTAAATCTAACTCCTAGCAACAACCAAATTAACTTAGGTACAGGTGCGGGAACGGCAATTTCTCTCGACTTTACACCAAATACTTGGGACATTCCTAAAACAGTAACGGTAACGGCGGTAGATGATACCGAAGTAGAAGGAAATCATAATAGCAGCATTAGTCACAATGCAACTAGTAAAGATACTAATTACAACCTAAATCTTCCTAATGTTGCTGTTAGTATTATCGACAATGATACACAACCAACGCCAAAGCCAGAACCAATCACAGTTCCCGAACTAAAACCGGAACCAACGCCAATTATAGAACCAAACCCAGAACCAACTCCCACACTAACACCTAATCCCTATATTTGTAGTTGTGATGACTTAGAAAAACTAGTCAATGATAGCTACAATAATCAAATTCCTGAAAATAATCCGCCTCATGATTTTATATTGGGTAGCGATCGTACTGATATCTTGTTTGGGGGAATTGGTAATGACAGTATCTTTGGTAAATCTGATGATGATTTAATTTTTGGGAATCAAGAACAAGATTTTATTAATGGGAACAAAGGTAGTGATACAATTTTTGCGGGTAAAGGCGATGATTTGGTGAGAAGTGGTCAAAATAATGACTTAGTTTTTAGCGATTTGGGTAATGATACTGCCTGTGGCGATCGCGGAAATGATACAGTTTTTGGCATGGTTGGCAATGATGTTTTACTTGGTTTTGAAGGTGACGATTTTCTCAACGGAAATCAGGGGAAAGATACGGTTTCTGGTGGGGTTGGTAATGATGTTGTGCATGGTGGTCAAGATGACGATCGATTGTGTGGAAATGATGGAAATGATACGGTATTTGGGGATTTAGGAAATGATACTATCTGCGGTTGTGAAGGGGATGACTTAATTTTTGGTGGTGAGGGAAATGATACTATTGGGGGTGGTGTAGGTCGGGATATTTTTGTTTTATCTTCAGGTACGGGTAATGATGTAGTTTTGGATTTGGCGATCGACCAAGATAAACTAGGTTTAACTAGTGAGTTAAATTTCCAAAATTTGACAATTACTCAAGGCACAGGTACTCAAGCCAACGATACTTTAATTCGCATCGCTAACACTAATGAAATTTTAGCTTTATTGATAGGTGTATCAGCTAATTCTATTACTTCTGATCTATTTGCTACTGTGGGAGACGGTTAA